One Pseudoalteromonas rubra genomic window, GATTAAAACGCACTCGTATCCTGGAACAGGCCTACTTTTAGATCTTTTGCTTCGTATATAACGCGGCCGTCAACTTCTACTGTGCCGTCAGCAAGACCCATAAACAATTTACGTTTGATAACGCGCTTCATGTCTACACGATATGTTACTTTCTTAGCCGTTGGTAGGATCTGGCCTGTGAACTTAACTTCACCTACACCCAATGCGCGGCCAAGGCCCGGTCCACCAGACCAGCCGAGGAAGAAGCCAACGATCTGCCACATGGCATCCAGGCCCAGGCAACCAGGCATTACCGGGTCGCCACGGAAATGACAGTCAAAAAACCACAGATCAGGGTTAATATCTAGCTCAGCGACGATCTGACCTTTGCCAAACTGGCCACCATCTTCATTAATCTCGATGATACGATCCATCATCAGCATGTTATCGATTGGCAGACGACAGTTGTTCTCACCAAACATTTTCCCTTCAGCGCACAGGATCAGTTCTTCTTTTGTATAGCTATTTTTTGGTTCCATAATCATCAGTCTTAGTCTTAAATTGTTGCTACTTTAGCTTACACTTGTACGCCAAACAACTCTGAACAGTTAAAATTTGCATGTTCCATGAGCACTCTACTTATCAGGTGATATATTTTTATCTTCCTGACCTTGTAAGCTTGGCTGTTTTATAACCGCAAGGTTGTTTTTTACACATCAATTGGCGTGCGTTTTTATCTATCAAAGCCATAACTATGGCCCACTATGCTCAAGGGGTTCTAAAGTGAATGAAAATCATTCAATGAGTGCCCCTAGATAGATTATTTCTTTGTTTCTGGACCTTTCAAGGCGATTTTTGCTTTAAAAATCTTTATAATTGAATCAGTCATTCTTAATGTTAGCGGAAGTTTATGATCCTTTTTGTAGATGCCTTGACGGTAATTGATTTTTCTTACTTGTGTGGTAAACGAGGCGCGGTGGGTGAAAGCTGGATTGTCGATATGACACTGCATGGCCAGCTAAATGAAGAGTCTATGGTATTAGACTTTGCCAAAGTAAAAAAGCAGATCAAGGCCATTATAGATGACACGATTGATCATAAGTTGGCTATCCCAAGCCAGTTGTCATGCAACTACGCATCACAAGATGGCAGGGTGAGTTTTGACGGCTTGTTCGGCGGGCATCACCTGGCCATGAGTGCGCCTGAAGAAGCCGTTTGCATCGTCAAAGGTGCTGAAATTAATGAAGCCAGTGTCATTGCTTTTCTTAAGCAACAAATTTTGCCAAAAATGCCAGATAACGTAAAAGACATAGAGATTGAATTACGTCCTGAGCCGAGCCGTAGTTTCTATTACCACTACAGTCATGGCTTGAAAAAGCACGATGGTAATTGTCAGCGTATTATTCATGGCCACCGCTCTGATATTGGCATCTACCTGGACGATATTAGTATGCCGCGCCTGCAAAAAGAGTGGGCAGAGCGCTGGCAGGATATCTACCTGGGCAGTCGGGAGGATCTAATCGATGTGAGTGACTTACAATACATTAAACCACACGATGATGATTATGCATTTGCCTATACGGCCTCTCAGGGCTATTTTGAATTAGCTATCAGTAAGGCGCGTTGTGATTTGATACCCTGCGACAGTACTGTAGAGTGCTTAGCCGAATATCTTGCTGGAGAGATCAAGGCTCAGTATCCTGATAGAAAAGTTAAAGTTAAGGCGTTTGAAGGCGTCGGAAAAGGAGCGATCGCTTATGCCTGACTGGCTGAGTAAAGCGAAAAAGACCAGTATAATACTGGCCGGTATGTTGGTGAATATAAGCTCGGGTCATGCCGTTGAACTAAAAGGCTCGCTGACCCAGGGGGGGTTGGTAATCGCGGAGTTGGCTGGAGTACAATCAGCCAGACTTAACGACAAAGAATTGGCTATCTCACCTGAAGGTAAATTTGTTTTTGGTTTTGGTCGAGATGCTGAAACAGAACACACCCTAAGCTGGGTTGATCAAGGCGGCAAAGTACATTCAAAAACCTTGATGATCACTACGCGCGACTATGACATTGACCGTATTACTGGTGTAGAGAAAAAGTATGTATCTCCGCCAAAGGACGTTTTAGCCCGGATCCGTAAGGAAGGTGCGCAAGTTAGTGCTGCCAGAAGTAAGCTAAGTACCTTATCTTATTTCGACGATCCGGTTTATCGGCCAGCAAAAGGCAGAATATCGGGTGTTTACGGCAGCCAGCGTTATTTTAATGGTCAACCCAGAAGGCCACATTTTGGGTTGGATATTGCCAATAAAACGGGCACGCCAGTACTTGCTCCCGTAGCTGGTAAAGTTGTATTTGCCAACCCTGATCTCTATTACAGTGGTGGTACGCTGATCCTGGACCATGGATATGGCATTACCTCTACCTATATACATCTCAACAAGCTTCATGTTGAAGAAGGGCAGATAGTTGAGCTGGGCGATCATATCGCCGATATAGGTGCCACTGGCAGAGTAACCGGACCACACCTGGACTGGCGTTTTAATTGGTTTAATGAACGCTTAGATCCTCAACTTATTATGATTGATAAACTCGCAACGAAAAGCAGTAAAGAATGACACAAACAGATAAAGACGCAGTAATTGCACAAAGAATTAAAGACTCGCAAACCTCGGTTACCAAAACCGTTTTCCCAGGTCGAACGAACCACCACAATACGCTGTTTGGTGGTGACGCACTGGCATGGATGGATGAGGTTGCGTTTATCGCAGCGACGCGTTTTTGCCGCAAACCTTTGGTTACCATTTCATCAGACAGAGTCGACTTTAAAGAAGCTATCCCGGCTGGTACATTTGCCGAATTGGTTGCTAAAGTAGCCCATGTAGGTAATACCAGCTTAAAAGTCGAAGTTCATATCTACCTGGAGACCATGCATAAGGACGATAAGCACCTAGCTATCTCTGGTAGCTTCACGTTTGTTGCTGTTGATGACAATCACAGACCAACACCTGTTGTATGCGATCAAATGCTAAATGGGTTTAGCTAATCAATTTTTAAATCTTTAAGTTACAACAGCCAGACAGGAGTTTTTAACTCCTTTATATCAAATAGAACACATCATACTATAGGTGATGTTATAAATATCTTTGCACCGGAGGGGTTATTCAGATAAATCCTTACAAAGGAAAGCTGCTTCGACTTTACTTTTAAGTTCCAGATTGTGAACATCTTTCATAGACTTTATGAGAGAATAGACTTAACGTGATACTAGGGACAACGCTAATAACCAAGAGCAATAAGGAATATTATCCAGAAGGACATTATGGAACACCGCATTTCAACAAATTTATACCTCACTCCTTTAAATACTGAACATGCAGGCACATTGTTTGATGCAGTTGAAACGAGTCGTGAAAGCTTGCAAAAATTTTTGCCGTGGGTGGAAAAGTTAACAGTGCTTCGGGATGCAGAAAGTTACATTGCCGAGCGCACTCAGTTAGCAAACACAGAATATTTTGCCATCATGCAACGGAATCATTTTATTGGGGTATTTGCGATTAAGCCCGCTGAAGCCCACAATTCTTGTGAAATAGGCTATTGGCTCATTGATAAAGCACGGGGAAAGGCGGTAATCAGCCGGGTATTAGGCTTAATCTTGCCTTATCTGAAAAACGTTCGCCAAGTAGATTATGTAGAATTTCACTGCCTGGAAAATAACGAGGCGAGTATAAAAATAGCAAAGCGAGCAGGCGCCTCGCTTATCGAGTGTTATCCGAGCAAGTCAGATATCAATGCAGCACCAAGTATGATGTACCTTTATAGGACTTACTTGCAGGAGTGTGAGTCTTTATGCTGAGGTTATACGAGTTTTCATAAATCTCAGGTACAATTGCGTTCCTTTTTTAAAAACAACCCGCAATTATGGGATGGTCATAACCTATAAAGCAGTGGAGATAACTGCTTATCATTTAAATTAAAGGCTAAACAATAGGAATTTCAGGATAAATTCATGATAAAAAAAACACTACTATCTTTGGGCTGTATACTTGCACTAAGCAGTTTTGGCGCGTTTGCCAGCGGCAAATGGCATACATCAAAAATCAATTCAGTATACCCAACCTCTCAAGGCGGTTTTGTGCTGACCTTTAAAACCAATGCGCCTGATTGCTCACAAGCAATTAATGCAGTAAATAAGTATCACTATGTTGAAGTAAATAAACACAGTATGACTATAGAAGGCGCCAATAAGATTTATTCATTAGCTCTGATGGCAGCAGCGTCAGGTAAGGCAATGAGTTTCTACTATGATAGTACAAGCGACAAGTGTTACATCAACAGAGCCCACGTGCAGTTTTAATTAAAGCTATGCTCAAAAAAGTCGACCTTTGGTCGACTTTTTCGGTATTATAGCACCATTGCAGCTATCCAGCCAAAGATTAACAATGGAATGTTGAAATGAATAAATGTGGGAACCACTGAATCCCAGATGTGATCATGTTGACCATCTGCATTTAAACCCGAGGTTGGGCCTAATGTAGAATCAGACGCCGGTGACCCTGCATCTCCCAGTGCGCCGGCTGTTCCGACGAGAGCAACTGTGGCCATTGCAGAGAACCCGACTTCCATAGATAAAGGAACGAACAGAGTCGCAATGATAGGCACGGTCGAAAAGGAACTGCCTATGCCCATAGTGATAAGCAGGCCTACCAGTAAGATCATGGCTGCTGCGAGCGGTTTGTTCTCTCCAACAAAGTCAGCACAGGCGCTCACCAGGCTGGCCACATCACCGGTTTCTTTCATAACGGAAGCAAACCCTTGCGCTGAGATCATAATAAAACCAATCATGGCCATCATAGCAACACCTTTGCTAAAGACGTCTGAACTTTGATCCCATTTGACAATTCCAAACAGGCTGAACATCATAACCCCAACAAGGCCACCTAATATCATTGAGCCGCTGACGTTTTGTGCGAGTAGCGAGCAAATGATCGCTAGGGTACCAGCAACAATGACTTTACGTTTTTCGGCATTATTAAGTCGGGGTTTGTCCGCCAGTTCTTTCGCCTGAGTTTGCTCATCGTAAGTATAGTCGCGCTTTTTTCGGTAACTCACAAACACAGCAATAATCAAACCTGCCAGCATACCCAGAGCAGGGATACCCATAGCGTAAGGCACCTGTGTATTGACAACCTCAAGACCATTATCAACCAGGTTTTTATGCAAGATAGAGTATAAGTAAATACCACCAAAACCATAAGGCAAAATCATATATGACGTTGCTAATCCGAAAGTTAAGATACATGCTATGGCACGGCGATCAATATTTAACTGATTAAATATCACCAACAATGGAGGTATAAGGATCGGGATAAATGCAATGTGTACTGGGATGAGGTTTTGTGAGGCAACCGAACAACCCAGAATAATGACCATTATGAGCATACTCAGCAACTGGCTTGAGTTTTGTTGATTGCCATGGACCAGAGACAGTAATTTATCCGCCAGGATTTGGGTTAAACCAGACTTAGATATCGCCACTGCAAAAGCACCTAACATCGCGTAGCTAAGGGCAATCTCAGCCCCACCGGATAACCCGGAGTTAAATGCATTCAGCGTATCTGATAGCCCTAAACCTGCACTCAAACCAGCAACCATAGCACTAATTGTCATTGCAACAATCACGTTCACTCTAAATAGTGTCAGGCCGAGCATCAGCAAAACACCAATAATAACAGCATTCATAATGTTATTTTTTCGCCTTTTTTATTATTAAACGGCCAAGCGCTTTCATCCTTGTAGCTTCTGCTTTGGTTAATTGCGCTCGGGAAAATCTTGATTTTACAAAATATTGGTTAAATTCTTCCAGTTCCTGAGACAAGCCAGGATACTGTGACTTTAAACTCAATAACGCCTGTGAGGGCGTCAACTTATGTAACTCATCTCCTGCTATTTTACAAATGGCATGATGAAGCTTGACTGCCTCAGGTAATTTTACCAATTGCTTGCGTTGCAGATACCAGAATCGGGCTATAAATATGGCTATTAGCAATAAAAACACGCTCAATGCCGGCAATAACCTGTGGTACTGCCCAAATAGATCTCGCAATAATCTGGATTGTTTTTGATGATCAAAGTTCAGTACCCAACGGGTCCACTGATAATCAAGCTGCTCAATCTGAAGCCTTATCCAATTTACCAACGCCAGATTAGAATAGGTCATCAGACTCAGGCCAAGATTGTCTTTAAATTCTTCTTCCAACTGGGTTAATTCAGACAAAGATCCGATAAGCCTGTCCGGTGCTACCCAAGCAGTAGGGTCCAAACGATACCAACCTTGCTGAGGAACATAATACTCTACCCAGGCGTGCGCGTCGTATTGATAAACACTGTAATATTCGCGCTCTTCATTATATTCTCCGCCTAGGTATCCCGACACGAGCCGGGCAGGGATACCAGCTGCTCGCAACATAAAGGCGGCACTTGCAGCGTAATGACCACAGAACCCCTCACGCGTCTCAGTTAAGAAAGTGTCAATACTGTCTCGGTCGCTTATCGTTGCAGGCTTAAGTGAGTAACTAAATCTATGTTCGATAAAGTACTGCTTCATCAGCTCTATAAAATCAGCGGTATTGTCTGTCGCATTATCCCATCGCATTGCCATGGCTGTTGCAAGCGGATTGATTTCTTCTGGTAAAGCGGTATTGAGCCGATATTGCCAATTGAC contains:
- the fabA gene encoding bifunctional 3-hydroxydecanoyl-ACP dehydratase/trans-2-decenoyl-ACP isomerase; its protein translation is MEPKNSYTKEELILCAEGKMFGENNCRLPIDNMLMMDRIIEINEDGGQFGKGQIVAELDINPDLWFFDCHFRGDPVMPGCLGLDAMWQIVGFFLGWSGGPGLGRALGVGEVKFTGQILPTAKKVTYRVDMKRVIKRKLFMGLADGTVEVDGRVIYEAKDLKVGLFQDTSAF
- a CDS encoding 6-carboxytetrahydropterin synthase, which gives rise to MILFVDALTVIDFSYLCGKRGAVGESWIVDMTLHGQLNEESMVLDFAKVKKQIKAIIDDTIDHKLAIPSQLSCNYASQDGRVSFDGLFGGHHLAMSAPEEAVCIVKGAEINEASVIAFLKQQILPKMPDNVKDIEIELRPEPSRSFYYHYSHGLKKHDGNCQRIIHGHRSDIGIYLDDISMPRLQKEWAERWQDIYLGSREDLIDVSDLQYIKPHDDDYAFAYTASQGYFELAISKARCDLIPCDSTVECLAEYLAGEIKAQYPDRKVKVKAFEGVGKGAIAYA
- a CDS encoding M23 family metallopeptidase, encoding MLVNISSGHAVELKGSLTQGGLVIAELAGVQSARLNDKELAISPEGKFVFGFGRDAETEHTLSWVDQGGKVHSKTLMITTRDYDIDRITGVEKKYVSPPKDVLARIRKEGAQVSAARSKLSTLSYFDDPVYRPAKGRISGVYGSQRYFNGQPRRPHFGLDIANKTGTPVLAPVAGKVVFANPDLYYSGGTLILDHGYGITSTYIHLNKLHVEEGQIVELGDHIADIGATGRVTGPHLDWRFNWFNERLDPQLIMIDKLATKSSKE
- a CDS encoding acyl-CoA thioesterase; the protein is MTQTDKDAVIAQRIKDSQTSVTKTVFPGRTNHHNTLFGGDALAWMDEVAFIAATRFCRKPLVTISSDRVDFKEAIPAGTFAELVAKVAHVGNTSLKVEVHIYLETMHKDDKHLAISGSFTFVAVDDNHRPTPVVCDQMLNGFS
- a CDS encoding GNAT family N-acetyltransferase produces the protein MEHRISTNLYLTPLNTEHAGTLFDAVETSRESLQKFLPWVEKLTVLRDAESYIAERTQLANTEYFAIMQRNHFIGVFAIKPAEAHNSCEIGYWLIDKARGKAVISRVLGLILPYLKNVRQVDYVEFHCLENNEASIKIAKRAGASLIECYPSKSDINAAPSMMYLYRTYLQECESLC
- a CDS encoding Na+/H+ antiporter family protein, whose amino-acid sequence is MNAVIIGVLLMLGLTLFRVNVIVAMTISAMVAGLSAGLGLSDTLNAFNSGLSGGAEIALSYAMLGAFAVAISKSGLTQILADKLLSLVHGNQQNSSQLLSMLIMVIILGCSVASQNLIPVHIAFIPILIPPLLVIFNQLNIDRRAIACILTFGLATSYMILPYGFGGIYLYSILHKNLVDNGLEVVNTQVPYAMGIPALGMLAGLIIAVFVSYRKKRDYTYDEQTQAKELADKPRLNNAEKRKVIVAGTLAIICSLLAQNVSGSMILGGLVGVMMFSLFGIVKWDQSSDVFSKGVAMMAMIGFIMISAQGFASVMKETGDVASLVSACADFVGENKPLAAAMILLVGLLITMGIGSSFSTVPIIATLFVPLSMEVGFSAMATVALVGTAGALGDAGSPASDSTLGPTSGLNADGQHDHIWDSVVPTFIHFNIPLLIFGWIAAMVL
- a CDS encoding transglutaminase family protein, translated to MISDKLLGSQTLLTTLLYGLVSILLVDSFGLVFTCAMLLIVLFKLSIHKQLVKGPSEKLINLLAFTIILVVFVAIGFSNLVEMFVSLLLGACALKTIQAKTKKQAMSVQLLNFFVYPCFFIFSQNVLSLLFVLALLVINLAQMLWIEHDIELRSAMKQATKHLLLALPLAAIMVVLLPKVSPFWQLPGAKKTQTGLSEDIDPFEISELSRSDELVFRAIFPENAQMKPPFYWRTLIHDKFDGKRWRVSAHHDVPLQAPYRAVGASYTVIARPSGKTWLYNLGQAKSATRGVNTNHFGTLFMQNHLSSSMEYQVTPIHVSGAGMVNWQYRLNTALPEEINPLATAMAMRWDNATDNTADFIELMKQYFIEHRFSYSLKPATISDRDSIDTFLTETREGFCGHYAASAAFMLRAAGIPARLVSGYLGGEYNEEREYYSVYQYDAHAWVEYYVPQQGWYRLDPTAWVAPDRLIGSLSELTQLEEEFKDNLGLSLMTYSNLALVNWIRLQIEQLDYQWTRWVLNFDHQKQSRLLRDLFGQYHRLLPALSVFLLLIAIFIARFWYLQRKQLVKLPEAVKLHHAICKIAGDELHKLTPSQALLSLKSQYPGLSQELEEFNQYFVKSRFSRAQLTKAEATRMKALGRLIIKKAKK